The following nucleotide sequence is from Chloroflexota bacterium.
TTTCCCTGCCGAGATCACCGCGAATATTATCCCTATTGCTGAAATGAAAGAATTGGTTGCCGAACGCACCGGCGCGCAACCCGGCACTATGGGTGGCTTTTTCAAAATCAATCCGCGCGTGGATGACATTCCTGATCGCTTTGCTGGCACACATCGCGGAATCAAACTCTTGATGCTTGGCACTGTGCAGCGAGGTGGAGGAGGATGCATCTGTCCGGAAAGTGCGCTATTGCGAACGTTGATGCAGGAGCTCTTGGTGCGCCGCCAGGAAGTCGTCATTCTAGACATGGAGGCCGGACTGGAACACTTAGGGCGCAGCACGGCCGCTGCGGTAGACGCATTTATTGTCGTTGTCGAGCCCGGGTTGCGCAGCATCCAAACTGCGAATAGTATCCGCCAACTGGCGCAAGACATCGGTGTCAAGAGAATTTACATTGTCGGCAACAAGGTGCGGGGTGAGGCGGATCGCGACTTCGTTTACCAAAACCTGCCTGGCTATGATGTAATAGGTTTTCTTCCCTACGATGAAAATGTCATAGAAGCCGATTTGCGCGGTGAGGCAGTGTTCGATCTGGCCCCGGCCCTAGTTGCAGAGGCACGCCGGATCAAATCC
It contains:
- a CDS encoding AAA family ATPase, with amino-acid sequence MTKLAITGKGGVGKTTLAALLAYLYAEEGRTVIAIDADPDANLASALGFPAEITANIIPIAEMKELVAERTGAQPGTMGGFFKINPRVDDIPDRFAGTHRGIKLLMLGTVQRGGGGCICPESALLRTLMQELLVRRQEVVILDMEAGLEHLGRSTAAAVDAFIVVVEPGLRSIQTANSIRQLAQDIGVKRIYIVGNKVRGEADRDFVYQNLPGYDVIGFLPYDENVIEADLRGEAVFDLAPALVAEARRIKSRLCEAV